A single genomic interval of Shewanella halotolerans harbors:
- a CDS encoding MFS transporter → MKATDSQQAAPSQTAQRILGVTLIVTLISVAGIALPYPVLAPLFHDNSSPLTHFMGLPSEFLMGIVLGIYPLGIIIGGSFIGSLSDTYGRKRLLSLTLMGSALGYGLTAFAAHSEQFVLFCLARLLTGICEGNIAIARAIAADLHPQIDKTRSFSLISAMGYGGYLLGPLAGGYLIDRGMETVFGAAAVACILCALLSHRLLPHQLDETQANAEKGSSLVLLREPALRRFFLLYLLLTMGVNFYYEFYPLHLVQQADFTPAQISWVTVLLTGCMIATSIWFTPVLQRRLNHASASLVGILLFGASLACFPYLTNDSYLLTFMTIGAGIAIYNSFLPTYLSHAYQDRPQGQLMGMLVTIFCVGNLLAALFGGLLAVFDVKIVLLIGALCAAASGAILYHGHFKREYWPAHN, encoded by the coding sequence ATGAAGGCCACCGACTCCCAACAAGCCGCTCCCAGCCAGACGGCTCAGCGCATTCTCGGCGTCACCTTAATCGTTACTCTGATCAGTGTGGCGGGCATTGCACTGCCATATCCTGTACTCGCACCGCTATTTCACGACAACAGCTCTCCCCTAACCCACTTCATGGGCCTGCCCAGCGAATTTTTAATGGGCATCGTCTTAGGCATCTATCCACTGGGGATCATCATTGGCGGCAGCTTCATCGGCAGCCTGTCTGACACCTATGGGCGCAAGCGTCTGCTCAGCCTCACCCTGATGGGCAGCGCGCTGGGTTATGGGCTCACGGCCTTCGCAGCGCACTCGGAGCAGTTTGTCCTTTTCTGTCTCGCGCGTTTACTGACGGGGATCTGCGAGGGCAACATCGCCATCGCAAGGGCGATAGCAGCCGATCTCCATCCGCAGATCGATAAGACCCGCAGTTTCTCGCTGATCAGCGCCATGGGCTATGGCGGCTATCTGCTAGGGCCGTTAGCTGGCGGCTACCTCATAGATCGGGGGATGGAGACAGTGTTTGGCGCGGCGGCGGTTGCCTGTATTCTGTGTGCCCTGCTGAGTCACAGGCTTCTGCCCCATCAGCTCGATGAGACCCAGGCTAACGCCGAGAAAGGCTCCAGCCTGGTGCTGCTCAGAGAGCCGGCCCTGAGACGCTTCTTTCTGCTCTACCTGCTGCTGACCATGGGGGTTAACTTCTACTATGAGTTCTATCCGCTACACCTGGTGCAACAGGCGGACTTCACCCCGGCGCAGATCAGCTGGGTAACCGTGCTGCTCACCGGCTGCATGATCGCCACCAGCATCTGGTTTACCCCTGTGCTACAGCGCAGGCTCAACCACGCCAGCGCGAGCCTGGTGGGGATCTTGCTGTTTGGCGCGTCCCTGGCCTGCTTTCCCTATCTCACTAATGACAGCTATCTGCTCACCTTCATGACCATAGGCGCGGGCATCGCCATCTACAACAGCTTCCTGCCGACCTACCTGTCCCATGCCTATCAAGACAGGCCCCAGGGACAGCTCATGGGCATGCTGGTGACCATCTTCTGCGTCGGCAACCTGCTCGCCGCCCTATTCGGCGGCCTGCTGGCCGTATTCGATGTCAAGATTGTGCTGTTGATCGGAGCCCTGTGCGCGGCGGCTTCCGGCGCCATCCTATATCACGGTCACTTCAAACGTGAATATTGGCCAGCGCACAATTAA
- a CDS encoding TRAP transporter substrate-binding protein, with amino-acid sequence MTSIAALLGASLNSWAAPTEIKFSHVVAENTPKGQMALKFKQLVEERLPGEYQVNVFPNSQLFGDNNELSALLLNDVQFVAPSLSKFERYTKKLQLFDLPFLFKDMDAVNRFQQSDAGQQLLNSMKRKGVVGLGYLHNGMKQFSASSPLVLPEDAQGKKFRIMASDVLAAQFQAVDAIPVKKPFSEVFTLLQTRAIDGQENTWSNIYSKKFYEVQSNITESNHGVLDYMVVTSNTFWKSLPADKRKVIKASLDEAIAYGNEIAAAKVNKDKQAIIDSKRSEVTYLTPDQRAAWVNAMKPVWAQFEDKIGKDLIDAAVASNE; translated from the coding sequence ATGACCTCAATTGCGGCCCTTCTGGGGGCCAGCTTAAACAGTTGGGCGGCGCCAACGGAAATTAAGTTTTCCCATGTGGTGGCCGAAAACACCCCTAAAGGCCAAATGGCACTGAAATTCAAACAATTAGTAGAAGAGCGTCTACCCGGTGAATACCAGGTAAACGTGTTCCCAAACTCTCAACTGTTTGGTGACAACAACGAGCTCTCCGCCCTGCTACTGAACGATGTGCAGTTTGTGGCGCCATCGCTCTCCAAGTTCGAACGCTACACCAAGAAGCTGCAGCTATTCGATCTACCTTTCCTCTTCAAAGACATGGACGCCGTTAACCGTTTCCAACAGAGCGACGCCGGCCAGCAACTGCTGAACTCGATGAAGCGCAAGGGTGTCGTCGGCCTGGGTTACCTGCACAATGGTATGAAGCAGTTCTCGGCCAGTAGCCCGCTTGTCCTGCCAGAAGATGCTCAGGGTAAGAAGTTCCGTATCATGGCCTCAGACGTGTTAGCTGCCCAGTTCCAGGCGGTCGATGCCATTCCGGTGAAGAAACCCTTCTCTGAGGTCTTCACCCTGCTGCAAACCCGCGCCATCGATGGTCAGGAAAACACCTGGTCTAACATCTACTCGAAGAAGTTCTACGAAGTACAGAGCAACATCACAGAGAGTAACCACGGTGTGCTCGACTACATGGTGGTCACCTCAAACACCTTCTGGAAGTCCCTACCCGCCGACAAGCGCAAGGTGATCAAGGCATCACTGGATGAAGCCATTGCCTATGGTAACGAAATAGCCGCGGCTAAGGTTAACAAGGACAAGCAGGCCATCATCGACTCTAAGCGTTCAGAGGTCACCTACCTGACGCCAGACCAGCGCGCCGCCTGGGTCAACGCCATGAAACCTGTATGGGCACAGTTCGAAGATAAGATAGGTAAAGATCTTATCGATGCCGCCGTTGCCTCAAACGAATAA
- a CDS encoding TRAP transporter small permease produces MMSRFFSHIEEVVLNALITAMTLLVFVEVIARFFFNTGFLWIQELTLTICGWFVLFGMSYGVKVGAHIGVDAFVKKLPAQGRKYTAILAVAICLIYCGMFLVGSWEYLAKMYQIGVPMEDIDLPHFLIGGLDGDFAWEYLRIDVEEPAVPLWISQSILLIGFILLTWRFLQLALAIITNKTDGFAFADEAKESMHLIDQEAQADDKQSGDKK; encoded by the coding sequence ATGATGTCTCGCTTTTTTTCTCATATCGAAGAGGTGGTACTTAACGCCTTGATCACCGCCATGACCCTATTGGTCTTTGTCGAAGTGATCGCCCGTTTCTTCTTTAACACAGGTTTCCTGTGGATCCAGGAGCTAACGCTCACCATCTGCGGCTGGTTCGTACTGTTTGGCATGTCCTATGGCGTCAAGGTCGGCGCTCACATAGGCGTCGATGCCTTCGTGAAAAAACTCCCCGCCCAGGGACGTAAGTACACCGCCATATTGGCCGTAGCCATCTGCCTCATCTACTGCGGCATGTTCCTGGTCGGCAGCTGGGAATACCTGGCCAAGATGTATCAAATTGGCGTGCCCATGGAAGATATCGACCTGCCCCATTTTCTGATTGGCGGACTGGACGGCGACTTTGCCTGGGAATATCTGCGCATCGACGTCGAGGAGCCAGCTGTGCCGCTGTGGATCTCTCAAAGCATACTGCTCATCGGCTTTATTCTGCTTACCTGGCGCTTCTTGCAGCTGGCTCTGGCCATCATCACCAATAAAACCGACGGCTTTGCCTTTGCCGATGAGGCCAAGGAGAGCATGCACCTTATCGATCAAGAGGCCCAGGCCGACGACAAGCAGTCGGGAGATAAAAAATAA
- a CDS encoding TRAP transporter large permease → MTIATLFISLFLCMLLGMPIAIALGFSSMLTILLFSDDSLASVALKLYESTSEHYTLLAIPFFILSSAFLSTGGVARRIIDFAMDSVGHIRGGLAMASVMACMLFAAVSGSSPATVAAIGSIVIVGMVRAGYPEKFAAGVITTSGTLGILIPPSIVMLVYAAATEVSAARMFMAGLIPGLMMGLLLMLAIYIVARIKKLPSRPFPGFRPLMISSAKAMGGLALIFIVLGSIYGGVASPTEAAAVACVYAYFIAVFGYRDIGPLKNVSWRDSGESLIRAALRNLGFMVLAVFKTPADKEIRHVVRDGAKVSIMLLFIIANAMLFAHVLTTERIPHLIAETIVGMGLPVWGFLIIVNLLLLAAGNFMEPSAILLIMAPILFPIATQLGIDPIHLGIIMVVNMEIGMLTPPVGLNLFVTAGITGRSMGWVIHSCIPWLALLLFFLALITYIPQISLFLPEYIDKLNGY, encoded by the coding sequence ATGACTATAGCAACCCTCTTTATCAGCCTGTTTCTCTGTATGCTGCTGGGCATGCCGATCGCCATCGCCCTCGGCTTCTCCAGCATGTTGACCATATTGCTCTTCTCCGATGACTCACTGGCCTCGGTCGCATTGAAGCTCTATGAGTCCACCTCGGAGCACTACACACTACTGGCGATCCCTTTCTTTATTCTGTCGTCGGCGTTTCTCTCCACCGGCGGCGTCGCTAGGCGCATTATCGACTTTGCCATGGACAGCGTAGGTCATATCCGCGGTGGTCTCGCCATGGCCTCAGTGATGGCCTGTATGTTGTTTGCCGCGGTATCTGGCTCATCCCCCGCCACGGTTGCCGCCATCGGCTCTATCGTTATCGTCGGCATGGTTCGTGCTGGTTATCCTGAGAAGTTTGCCGCTGGGGTGATCACCACCTCGGGCACCCTGGGGATTTTGATCCCGCCTTCTATCGTCATGCTGGTCTACGCGGCGGCGACGGAAGTTTCGGCCGCGCGCATGTTCATGGCGGGGCTTATCCCTGGCCTGATGATGGGACTCTTGTTGATGCTCGCCATCTATATTGTGGCCCGCATCAAGAAGCTGCCTTCCCGTCCCTTCCCTGGTTTTCGCCCCCTGATGATATCGAGCGCCAAGGCGATGGGCGGCCTGGCACTGATCTTTATCGTGCTCGGCTCCATCTATGGCGGTGTCGCCAGCCCCACCGAGGCGGCGGCCGTTGCCTGTGTCTATGCCTATTTCATCGCAGTATTTGGTTATCGCGATATCGGCCCGCTGAAAAATGTCAGCTGGCGCGATAGCGGTGAATCGCTCATCAGAGCCGCGCTACGTAACCTTGGCTTCATGGTGCTGGCAGTTTTCAAAACCCCGGCCGACAAAGAGATCCGCCACGTGGTACGCGATGGTGCCAAGGTCAGCATCATGCTGCTGTTCATCATAGCCAACGCCATGCTGTTCGCCCACGTGCTCACCACAGAGCGTATTCCGCACCTTATTGCCGAAACCATAGTAGGCATGGGACTGCCGGTATGGGGCTTCCTCATCATAGTCAACTTGCTGCTGCTCGCTGCGGGTAACTTTATGGAGCCATCGGCCATCTTGCTGATCATGGCGCCCATATTGTTCCCAATCGCCACTCAGCTGGGGATAGACCCTATCCACCTGGGGATCATCATGGTCGTGAACATGGAGATAGGCATGTTGACGCCACCTGTGGGACTCAACCTGTTTGTGACCGCGGGGATCACCGGCCGCAGCATGGGATGGGTGATCCACTCCTGTATCCCTTGGCTGGCGCTGCTGCTCTTCTTCCTGGCACTGATCACTTATATTCCGCAGATCTCTCTGTTCCTGCCGGAATATATTGATAAGTTAAACGGTTATTAA
- a CDS encoding sensor histidine kinase encodes MPYMSKIITRRKYLGVGFIILLGLAFTLRVAYWFHLEHGYEMTRQQSNAQMKELLSFLSGSLSRYESIPHVLSTNPLLASALLKQDDPDTITPLNRYLEEIQSITEALDIYLVNIDGDAIAASNWQQSYSFIGKNYAFRPYFKDAIEGKMGRYFAVGTSSNKRGYYFSYPIYSHGYPVTPSQGEAKVLGAIVVKVDVTEIEQQSTGMARGSNYEFAISDPDHIIFLSSRPEWRLTALTPVTHQLKQRIESSRRYANREISPLAIEPPFAPSLAADYQIYQIGDDKRGAEFMDNAAYMSDAGWQVHILSPMTPIYRSLPPLLLLYGALYLLCALALLFAIEKRKNTRRMQQAHEQLEQRVKERTQALETSHQQLKEAQDELIQAAKLTVIGSLSASINHEINQPLAAIRSYAQNTQTLLSRAKWDDVSSNIMTIIELTDRLAAIVSQFKSFTRKSQGNDKAISVAQCIRDALTIVQPEVDKQGIDLVLNNTECQTLLWGDPIRLQQVLINLMSNAMVAMRASNPKQLIIGVVVSNRLEITIEDTGTGIDESQMQKIFDPYYTSSRQGLGLGLSISRRIVEAMQGKISVANRQQGGAIFQITLPIHAVG; translated from the coding sequence ATGCCTTATATGTCGAAAATTATAACAAGAAGAAAATATCTCGGCGTCGGCTTCATCATACTCCTAGGCCTCGCCTTTACCCTACGGGTCGCCTACTGGTTCCATCTGGAACATGGCTATGAGATGACGCGGCAACAATCCAACGCCCAGATGAAGGAGCTGCTGAGCTTCCTCTCGGGCTCTCTAAGTCGCTATGAGAGCATCCCCCATGTGCTCTCCACCAACCCGCTGCTGGCCAGTGCCCTGTTAAAACAGGACGATCCCGATACCATCACGCCGCTCAATCGCTATCTGGAGGAGATCCAGAGCATCACAGAGGCGCTGGATATCTATCTGGTCAATATCGACGGCGATGCCATCGCCGCCAGCAACTGGCAGCAGAGCTACTCCTTTATCGGCAAGAATTACGCCTTCAGACCCTATTTCAAGGATGCCATCGAGGGCAAGATGGGCCGCTATTTCGCCGTCGGCACCAGCTCGAACAAACGCGGTTATTACTTCTCCTATCCCATCTATAGCCACGGCTATCCGGTTACCCCCAGCCAGGGCGAGGCCAAGGTGTTAGGGGCGATAGTAGTCAAGGTCGATGTTACCGAGATAGAGCAGCAGAGCACGGGCATGGCCAGGGGCAGCAACTATGAGTTCGCCATCAGCGACCCGGACCATATTATCTTCCTCTCCAGCCGACCTGAATGGCGCCTCACCGCGCTGACGCCTGTGACTCATCAGCTCAAGCAGCGCATCGAATCCTCGAGACGCTACGCCAACCGCGAGATCAGTCCGCTGGCGATCGAGCCCCCCTTTGCCCCATCCCTAGCGGCAGACTATCAGATCTATCAGATAGGCGATGACAAGCGCGGCGCCGAGTTTATGGATAACGCCGCCTACATGAGTGACGCGGGCTGGCAGGTGCATATCCTCTCGCCCATGACACCCATCTACCGCTCGCTGCCGCCACTGCTCCTGCTCTATGGCGCCCTCTATCTGCTGTGCGCGCTGGCACTGTTATTCGCCATCGAGAAGCGTAAGAACACCCGCCGCATGCAACAAGCCCATGAGCAATTAGAACAAAGAGTCAAGGAGCGCACCCAGGCGCTGGAGACCAGTCACCAACAGCTCAAAGAGGCCCAGGATGAGTTGATCCAGGCCGCCAAGCTGACTGTGATCGGCAGCCTGTCGGCCAGCATCAACCATGAGATCAACCAGCCGCTGGCGGCGATTCGCAGCTATGCACAGAACACCCAGACCCTGCTCTCCCGCGCCAAGTGGGACGATGTCTCCAGCAACATAATGACCATCATAGAGCTCACCGACCGTCTGGCGGCCATAGTTTCGCAATTTAAGAGCTTTACCCGTAAGAGCCAGGGCAACGACAAGGCGATTAGCGTGGCGCAGTGCATCAGGGATGCGCTGACCATAGTCCAGCCCGAGGTGGACAAACAGGGGATAGATCTGGTGCTCAACAACACTGAGTGTCAGACGCTGCTCTGGGGCGACCCGATTAGGCTACAGCAGGTGCTGATCAACCTGATGAGCAATGCCATGGTGGCCATGCGTGCCAGCAACCCGAAACAGCTGATCATAGGCGTGGTGGTGAGCAATCGGCTGGAGATCACCATAGAAGATACAGGCACTGGCATAGACGAGAGCCAGATGCAGAAGATCTTCGACCCCTACTACACCAGCTCGCGTCAGGGGCTGGGCTTGGGGCTGTCGATCTCCCGGCGTATCGTCGAGGCGATGCAGGGTAAGATAAGCGTTGCCAACCGCCAACAGGGCGGCGCCATCTTCCAGATCACCTTGCCCATTCATGCAGTAGGATAA
- a CDS encoding sigma-54-dependent transcriptional regulator, translating into MQNQVFNQYDILIVDDEPLIGSALVQLFELESYRALALTDAKQIGLGLPDNWPGIVISDVNMPDIDGLSLMRTLLAQDKDIPIILLTGHGDIAMAVQALKQGAYDFIEKPFNNEHMLDIAKRALEKRALTLENRSLKRELESQSTPGPRILGHSPGIKQMRHIIHQVIDMPADVLIEGETGTGKELVARYLHDHSPRAEANFVAINCGAIPETIIESELFGAESGAFTGADKTRIGKFEYANGGTLFLDEIESTPLSLQVKLLRVLEDRKVERLGSNKSIDLDIRIIAATKVDLKSLCDTGEFRQDLLYRLNLVTVPIPALRERREDIGLLFLHFARVASARYHKALIPLTAEYTAQLVSHDWPGNVRELRNLAERYVLLGPEAAFATSLGQSSQLNANMSLQQRVEFFERLLIEEALSNNKGSIKLTMEQLELPRKTLYDKMQKFGLNRKTFIN; encoded by the coding sequence ATGCAAAATCAAGTTTTTAATCAATACGACATCTTAATCGTCGATGACGAGCCCCTGATAGGCTCGGCGCTGGTACAGCTGTTTGAACTGGAATCCTACCGCGCCCTGGCCCTCACCGACGCCAAGCAGATTGGCCTCGGCCTGCCCGACAACTGGCCGGGCATAGTGATCTCAGACGTCAACATGCCAGATATCGACGGCCTGTCGCTGATGCGCACCCTGCTGGCTCAGGACAAGGATATTCCCATAATCCTGCTGACCGGCCACGGTGATATCGCCATGGCGGTGCAGGCGCTGAAACAGGGGGCCTATGATTTTATCGAGAAACCCTTTAACAACGAGCACATGCTGGATATCGCAAAGCGGGCGCTGGAGAAACGCGCCCTGACCCTGGAAAACCGCAGCCTGAAACGTGAGCTGGAATCCCAGAGCACCCCTGGGCCACGTATCCTGGGCCACAGCCCGGGGATCAAGCAGATGCGCCACATCATCCACCAGGTGATCGATATGCCCGCCGATGTGTTGATCGAGGGCGAGACAGGCACGGGTAAGGAGCTGGTCGCCCGCTATCTGCACGACCACAGCCCCAGAGCCGAAGCCAACTTCGTCGCCATCAACTGCGGCGCTATTCCCGAAACCATCATAGAGAGCGAGCTGTTTGGCGCCGAATCTGGCGCCTTCACCGGCGCCGATAAGACACGTATCGGCAAGTTCGAATATGCTAACGGCGGCACCCTGTTTCTCGACGAGATTGAGAGCACGCCGCTATCCTTGCAGGTTAAGCTGCTCAGGGTGTTGGAAGACAGAAAGGTGGAACGCCTCGGCTCCAACAAGAGCATAGACCTGGATATTCGCATCATTGCCGCCACTAAGGTGGATCTCAAGAGTCTGTGCGACACGGGCGAGTTTCGCCAGGATCTCCTCTATCGCCTCAATCTGGTGACAGTGCCGATTCCGGCCCTCAGGGAGCGACGCGAAGATATCGGTCTTCTGTTTCTGCATTTCGCCCGGGTCGCCTCGGCCCGTTATCACAAGGCGCTGATCCCCTTGACGGCCGAATACACGGCCCAGCTGGTCTCCCACGACTGGCCCGGCAATGTCAGGGAGCTGCGCAATCTGGCCGAACGTTATGTTCTCTTAGGGCCAGAGGCGGCCTTTGCCACCTCACTGGGTCAGAGCAGTCAACTCAACGCCAACATGTCGCTGCAGCAGCGGGTGGAGTTTTTCGAGCGCCTGCTGATCGAAGAGGCGCTGAGTAACAACAAGGGCAGCATCAAGCTCACCATGGAGCAGCTGGAGCTGCCGCGCAAAACCCTCTATGACAAGATGCAGAAGTTCGGCCTCAACCGTAAGACCTTCATCAACTAG
- a CDS encoding MFS transporter, whose product MTASRPLQLRLIWGLSLASVVIYINLYMVQGMLPLIATSFSVSPAHATLLLSVTSFSMAFALLFYATLSDKLGRRKPLLWSLALLVVADLMLIWVQDFSALVAVRLFQGILLAAVPAIAMAYFKDLLDTSVLLKAGAIYIGANSLGGIAGRLLGGLMTEYLTWVEAMGLVSVLTLAGVVGVLLLLPRLDRVRIRRRQHKSGFGLADLKGFGLHLGDATLVKLYLLGALAFMVMVNQFSYIQLHLMQEPFHWGKFQVTLIFLCYLSGTYASFRSAKWVTRLGRQPLFILSAVMMCVGSLVTLGDTSSAIVIGFLLSSFGFFTFHSVCNAWVAQRAQQHRAKATALYLCSYYLGAALGGPFLLPFWQHWGWSGVVAGSLTLLSGVIFLVVMLQRTHRPRTPLLDAAS is encoded by the coding sequence ATGACCGCCAGCCGTCCACTACAACTTCGTCTGATCTGGGGCCTTTCTCTGGCCTCCGTGGTGATCTACATCAACCTGTATATGGTGCAGGGGATGTTGCCGCTGATCGCGACCAGTTTTAGCGTGTCGCCGGCCCACGCCACCCTGTTGTTGTCTGTGACCAGCTTCTCCATGGCCTTCGCGCTGCTCTTCTATGCCACCCTGTCTGACAAGCTAGGCAGGCGTAAGCCGCTGCTCTGGAGCCTGGCGCTACTTGTGGTGGCGGATCTCATGTTGATCTGGGTGCAGGATTTCTCGGCGTTGGTGGCGGTGCGTTTGTTTCAGGGGATACTGCTGGCGGCGGTGCCCGCCATCGCCATGGCTTATTTTAAGGATCTGCTCGATACCAGCGTGCTGCTTAAGGCGGGGGCCATCTATATCGGCGCCAACAGCCTGGGAGGCATCGCCGGGCGCCTGCTCGGCGGTCTGATGACAGAGTATCTGACCTGGGTAGAGGCCATGGGGCTGGTGAGTGTCTTGACCCTTGCTGGCGTGGTGGGCGTGTTACTGTTATTGCCGCGACTCGACCGGGTGCGGATCCGTCGCCGTCAACACAAGAGCGGTTTTGGCCTCGCCGATCTCAAGGGCTTTGGCCTGCACCTTGGCGATGCCACCCTGGTGAAGCTCTACCTCTTGGGGGCGCTGGCCTTCATGGTGATGGTCAATCAGTTTAGCTATATCCAGCTGCACCTGATGCAGGAGCCGTTTCATTGGGGCAAGTTTCAGGTCACCCTTATCTTCCTCTGTTATCTGAGCGGCACCTACGCCTCGTTTCGCTCCGCCAAGTGGGTGACCCGCCTGGGACGTCAGCCGCTGTTTATCCTGTCGGCGGTGATGATGTGCGTCGGTAGTCTGGTGACCCTGGGGGATACCAGCAGCGCCATCGTCATAGGTTTTCTGCTGTCGAGCTTTGGCTTCTTCACCTTCCACAGCGTCTGTAATGCCTGGGTAGCCCAGCGCGCCCAGCAGCACAGGGCGAAGGCCACGGCGCTCTACCTGTGTAGTTACTATCTGGGGGCGGCGCTGGGCGGCCCTTTCCTCTTGCCCTTCTGGCAGCATTGGGGCTGGAGCGGCGTGGTGGCTGGCAGCCTGACCCTGCTTAGCGGTGTGATCTTCTTGGTGGTGATGCTGCAGCGCACCCATAGGCCGCGCACTCCGCTGTTAGATGCGGCGAGCTAA